AATGTCACAATATTAGCTACGAGGTCGCAATTTTACCCTCCATTTCACCCAATACGTCGCTACCAAGGTAATTTTCTAAAGCGATGATTGCTGTCATATGGATCGGCTCAGTAACAATCAGTGTGAAAGCAAATTTATCCAaatgagaaaatataaatatagtttTAATAGTCTGTTGtgctcattaattttttttttgactgaTGGTgctcattaattaaaaaaatgtccctACCACTGTCTATGCAATTAATTAGTTCTTTTAATCTGTAATAACATACGAGGGATTACTTTCCAATCGATCTATTCTACGTGCCTTCGGAATTCAATTCCATTTCCATACAAATCTCACATAATAAGGAAACATTTCTTTCTCCCGTAATTACTCTTTCACCAACTAATAATTTGAATGCAGACCTTTTAGGTTGGAGTATTTAatactctcttttttattttttttaagaacccATTTGTTAAGTACCTAAAGTGACTAGCTAGGCaagttttcaataaataataatcatctacaaagttaagaaagtcaGTTTCTCACAAATAGtcatcaacaaaaataataaatactccACACGTCataatattcaaaaataaatatataattgtacTTAAGAGGTTGGGAAGCCTGGAATGGGAAACATGACTCTAACCACAACAATGAATGGTCTCAACACACCAACTTGTTTGGTTTCTATTTGCCCTTTCTTCAagccaaataaaatattaatgtcaTTCTATATCTGACATTTCTTGTTTGATATTCTCTATGATCAGATTAAATTTTAGTGTATATCACTATTAAATCAAGACAAAGATTCACTAAATGAGAAGCATGAAGTCCacctaaattaataatttttaacaaatttaaattacaatCATAGAAAGTATTAAAAAGTGTCAGACAATATCACAACATTTCCCTTTCAATAACATAACATACTGCTATTATGTGACATTTATCTACGTGACAaaactttcttttaaaaatagatagataatacagtaaaaaatataaatattcataataaaaaacaatcttATATTacactttaaattatttattgtaaatttaaaatataatttatatattttataaatatttatttattatgaattttaaattttaattgtataaaaaacgTTTTTCTTGTAAAATACACTCTATAATTGTAAATATTCTTGAGGTTGGAAGTGGGAACATAACCCTAACTAGTGAGGGATCTATATGTAGATGAGTGTGGGGGCAATTATTCTcacaagattttattttttatttgtttatggataataaaagaaaattttgtctTCATAAAAAAGGTATTGTActcataagatatttttttaaaaataaatataagaaattaaaaaaaagcgttactaattttactattttgtagttttttttttcaatatttgaattttttcatgatattatgtatttttttaaaagcatgtgatatttttattttgtaaaaatatcatataaatgatcATTTTAGTTTCTGGAAGTGCGTAAACTAAtgataatttagtttttgaaaaaaagaaaaatctaattTAATCCATATACAAGTAAAATGAATAACAATTAAGTTTTATATTCACTTAATGTTAAATTGGTCATcgaaaaatataacttaatatCTAAATAATACTTAAAGATTAtatcttaataataaaatgattccATAAAATTTAACACTAGGGCATaattgtcacactttttacacatttaacaattaaattataatttttgttcttttaggaTTAAATTATTACCagtttattcaaaaaaaaattattatcaatttacatatttaaggaatcaaaataataatttattaaaaatattacaaagtaTGTTTTATTTCTAGTAAGAAAATTTTCTAGATCCAATGATGACCCTAGTCACAACAGAGAACAGCCTCAACACAAGAACATTTAACTCTGATCACAGATAATACACCTCACTAGGAGGTCTTGCGTTTCTGTGCGATGCTTCGCCACGGCGTTCCGTTCCGCCACTCTAAAAACGCTAGTTTCTCCATAAGGCAGAAATCGAGCGGCGGAAGAAGGCCGAAGAAGAAAACGTACCACAGAGTGCCCGAACTTGACAGAGTAATGGAGCTCCGCAAGAAGCCATCCATGATTCTCCACCTCAGCTCCCTCATCCAATCCCAACCCCAAACCCTCTTCCTCCGCGACCTCGAGAAGCACGTGGGCTTCGTCCGCAAATGGGCCTTCATGGGCCTCATGGAGAAGCATCCCTCCCTCTTCCGCGTCGCCGGCACGCCCCCTTCCGTCTCCCTCACGGCCCGGGCCCTCCGCCTGGCCCAAGAGGAGACCCATGCCCGAGCCCAAATGGAGCCCCTCTTGGTTACTAACCTGCGGAAGCTGCTCATGCTCTGCGTCGATTGCAGGGTGCCGCTCGAAACGGTGGAGCTTCTTGGGCCTGAGTTGGGTCTGCCCTCCGATTTTAAGGATTGTTTGGTTCCCAAGTACCCGCAGTTTTTCGCGGTTAGGCGGTTCCGTGGAAGGGATTCGCTTGCCTTGGAGGATTGGGATTCCACTTTGGCGCTCACTGCTAGAGAGTCTAGGTACGTGTTTCGACTCACTCAACTTTAAGAATGAACAAATAATCGTTTTTTCTTATGCATTGTTTATAGTTTGCCTGTTACATGTCTTGGAATTTgctgaattaaaagaaaaaagtggtaCTTGTTTtgattcctttaatttttaaggaaatAATTTAGAGGCCAGCATGTATGTATGCAATGCAATTGAATAATAGAATTTTCTGAGTGGCTTACTCACGCAAAGTTGCATTGTGAAAGATGGAGGCCTCGGCATCAAcatcttattaaattaaataggtacagaaaaagttataaattaaaattaaacctaTATGGTGATGTGGTTAAAAATAGctaaatatacatttttctaACTAGCTAAAACCAGATAAGTATGTAGTGTCACAAGTTTTAAaaagtaatcaagaaaaaaacatgTGATTATAATAGCAAAACAACTCTTTTGCTAAATGCTGTACCATAAATCATTTACATCATATGTTaagttaaaaaatgaatatttttggtCTGGTCGATAAAGTAGGATTTTATTGTTCTCAAGCCAAAGCCTAAACCCAAGAATAGCCTGACTAAATTTTGCCCAATTTAGCCCAAGATTCAATTATTTCAGATCTAATTTGCATAGTCCAAATAAGATTGCTCAAGCCAAATTAATATCCCAAGTATTGAGTCTGGTCAGAACCATACTTACTCAAAGCTTTGTGCATTGAAGGTTTGCCCttgaaaaaaacacatttttaagaCAAGCATAGCTGAAATCCACATATGATAAATCCATATTTAGATATCATGACTATGCCAGGGGATCATGTTAGCAGACATATTATCCTAAAATCACATGATTGCTTTATAAGTAAAACAACTAAGATAATGTTCAAAACATTTTTGGCCAAAGAAATTACCAGTTTAGAGAGGTCAAGACCAGAAAGATTAGCCCCTCGAAACCTTACTTTCTAAGATTGTATACACTTGATGATATCTGTTTGTGTCAACTCTGTATGGAattcatcatcttccttcctCTTATTAAGGACAGAATGGATTCCATCAATAAGCCCCTGAGGTTTAGCAAGTTATCACAGGTTTTATGTTTTCAACAAGGACTGAAGTTTCAGTTTCTCTCCATTAGGTAAAGTAATTGGAAGAAATCTAGGCAGAAGGTAATAAGAAAACTTCAAGGTTAACATCATGGCATATATACATAAGCAGTGATAGCAAGTGGAGGAATGCATTTATTTGCTAGTGATACAGCAAAGGACCTTATTTTTGAGTTAAGATGGGGAAAGTTTCCATCATAGATTGCTGTTTTTCATACAAAACCACAATGAATGTGAACCTtgcatttaaaattatgttctGGAAAATcgataaagaaaaaacaaaagctGCTGGCTGATCAAACTAAGAGGCAAAAACTTACAAGTTTCTAATAAAAGCATTATAGATAAGCATGAAAATGAGTACCTGTCAAATAGATGCACTAATCTACCCACaatggaaaataataataaaatagaaatctaCATTAAGGGTTTAATGGTAGTACATGGCTTCATCACAAAGCCAAGCCAaaattcttgattcttatcaCAAAAACAAATTGATACAACAACTAGACTCAAAACAACCTCCGACAATTCCAGTtctaaacaaaaccaaacaaaagGAATCCTAACACGGTTTTAAATTACAGCCAGCAACAACAATTGCAGGCACAATATTTACAGTTTCTAAGGCCTTGGCGTCACAACCACAACCGCAATTTAAATCCACATATCTTTAAGAATAGCAATATTTAGCTTACAAGTAGCTGATAGTACTCAGCCTCCCTAAACAGCTCTGAGTACTGAGATTCCTTGAGAGCCAGCACCACGCCATCCCTTAACCAATTAAGAATGTGCTGAAAGTGTTTACCATCCCTATCAACAAACACATACCCCTGCACCCATCGTCACTTACCAAatcaataactaaaatttgCCTGTTTATAATATTAGAGATCAAATTTATTGGTGGTGCAATTTCAAGAGCCAAATTAGATGactattatcaaaattaatgacTATAATGATTACTTTTCATACTATTACGgatcataatataataatatatcggtttttaataaaaaaaattgcttttatTTGTCTAAGTTGCTACTTAcatgtttggttttgtttaatgTTTAAGAATTTTTCTTCGTCTTAgttttgtgtttggattagcttgttttaattattagttttaattttttgcagctttttaaaaaaacttttgaaataaattataaaaaggtGATTATTTCTTGTTGAAAAAGTATTCGCTAACAGTGACATCAATAGTGAGACTTTGAATATAAATTCTTTTGGATACAAAATGAGTTAATTTAAACACGAATTAGGTTGGCACAGGAAGGAGTTGTGAACCTGAAGGCAGATGGAAATAGGAGGAAGGTGAAGATTTCAAGAGATGGGAACTATCTTGGTCCATTTGCATTCAAAATGAATTTTCCTGCGGGTTTTCGGCCAAATGTTGGTTACCTTGAGCAGCTTGAGAGGTGGCAGAAGTTGGAGTTTCCTTCTCCTTATTTGAATGCGAGGAGGTTCGATGCTGCTGATCCGAAAGCTCGAAAACGGGCTGTGGCAGTGATTCATGAGCTTCTCAGCTTGACCATGGAGAAGAGGATGACATCTTTACAGCTGGATGCATTTCATGCAGAGTGTCTTTTGCCATCTAATTTACTTCTTTGCTTGATAAAGCACCAAGGTATATTTTACCTCACCAATAAAGGTGTAAGGAGTACTGTCTTCCTCAAAGATGCTTATCTTGGTTCCAACTTGATAGATAAGTGTCCTTTGTTgcaattttatgataaatttatggcACTCTGTGGTAGAGGAAATATTGATCTGTGTGAcaacaattctttaacaatGGTTGTTTAGAAGatgaatttgattgatttttcaGTGGTATGGGTACTGCATCACTCCTAATTGAGAAAGGATAAGGAAATTTAACTTGGAAAAGTACGCAGTAGTAAGGATATCACTCCTTACTAGGAGAAAAACAATGGAAGTACAATCTCCCGGAACTTTtacataaaatttgtttttgataCTGATTACAACTAGATAGGTTGTGATCACAAGTGAAAGTTGGCTTCACCAATTTAGACTATTTTCATTGGTCCTCCCTTGCAGATGTTGAGATTTAAGTAATTCAGAAAAGTTTTATCATGTAAAATTCTGATGCTGACAGTGCTTGGCACATTTATGATTTAACTATATGCACAGTTCggtcaaataattaaatcattCCTCTTAAGACCTTTTCAGCGTGTTGAAAAAAACGCATTTATGAGTTCATTAAAGGAGGGGCTAGGGATGGGAggatttaaaatatcattatgcttccAATGCTTGGTGTGAATTTTGTAATGATATTTCCCGTAATCTGAAGGTGCTTGAATGGAGATTATGGCACTAGATGTATACATATGCTTTGATGGGGTCTTACCTTGTATGTTTTCCTTAGTGATAAGTTTAGGAGCTGTAATCGCTTGAAGTGCACTAGAGTGGTGACTGCTCTATTCGCTCATAAAGATTGTACAcatatgattttataatttataacgaCATTTGCCTTAACATCAAGAGTTTTGGTGCAGTGACTCCTCTAAATGCTTTACCACATATTTATCATGCTTACTTAGCCATCAGTTCTTGTGTGGCAGTTGTTCTTGATGTAATATTCCCCACTATATGTTTCATAAATCATTATTGTGCTTACATATCTGTGAAGCCTACCTCTGTCATCAATATAGGAAAGATTCCTCAAGATACAGATTGAAGGTTATGTTTGCATTAAACGACTAAATTATCGGAGAAGGAAAAATGTTTTATAGAATGGATTCATGATAGCATTTTCTCTATTGATTCGCAATTTCAGCATATGTTCTCGAATTTATTTCATTCACCTCGCAAGTGCTTTGCTGGAGAGCTTTAGATTATATCCTTTCTTGGGGGGCTCCTATTAACAAATTCTAGATTAATTGATTTCTGAAGTACTTTCATACTACGTGGGATgctgtaataattttaattccagTGCTTCATCTATCACATACTTGTATCTATTAGATCATTATATGAATTGTAAATTAACTTTACATAATATTACTACTAATAAATCTATAAAGGCTATAGCGTTAAAATGGAATAAATCATTGAATATCTCTACCTAATTGAAAATGTTGTCCACGTGTCATTATATACTATGCATTGTGGCTATCTGTGTAAATGAAGGTTTATGCTGTGTAAGAATCATATTTTTGCAACACACGATATGTGCTGCATGAAGCTGAAGTTGAGGATCCGGCCCAGATGGTTTGACAATGGTGAGAAACTGTAACTTGTACTTAAATATCAGATATGAGTTGACTTTCAAAAAGATTGCATGAACAATGACTTGTGACGATCATATATCTGCTGTGTACTTGCTTTATCTTTTACCACCTTTAATCAAGCTGCTGAATATTGAAAAACAAGTTATAACCCTAATCCTCGGCCTAGAATTGGTTGACGATCACAAGATCTTTTGAATAAGAACaccctatttatttatttttcttatattttctttttaaattatatcagATACTATTCTAGATCAGGAAATCCCAAGCAAGAATCACTACCATGTACCATCTAGAATACCCTGACCTAGAAGCTTCACGGGTTTTTTAATCAAAGTGTATTAGTTCACCTTTAAATTAGTGtgctaaaaaaaagactaaatcatcattttgatcctttattttatttatttgattcaaaatgattatttatcttttaaaaagtttatttttaatctttcctCCCTCTCACCTATTCCACACAGAAACAGGTTAGACTTTAGAATTTTGTTTTGGAATTCTACCATTAACCAATTCTTCTATTTGAGGAAGGGATTGTGCTGATCCCAAACCCTCTTAACTACAAAGAGACGAACTGGGATGTGAGCGTTTGTGATGCGACTATAACCCTAATCTTCAACATCGGATGATATTTGGGACGTCCATTCAGAAAGCAAAAACATGTTTGGTCGTACATTAGATACACATGATCCGATTAAATACCATGATATGGTCTGCCCAAGTACACATTCATACTGTTACCTTCTTCACCTTCATCCCCAGTGGTGATGTTGAGTTCCGAATTGGAACCCCCATACGAGACTTCCAGAATAATGAAGCCCAAGTGAGAGGAGTGTGGAGCAATAGTTACATAATCATAATCGTGTGTTGTCTTATACTCCAACCCATTCTGGAACATTGCTTCCCGGATAGACATAGGTACCTTGAGCATCACCAAATGTAGATAAATGTTTGTGTGCAAATTTGACCATGTTAATTTTTGCATTCATCTCAATAGCCATGAGAGAATATTCATCCAATTGCAAGCAAGCAaacctttttcttattttccttccgttGTTGAGCAATAGAAGGGAACGTTGCAGTCTCCAATGATATGCATTCACGGACATCTAGTGTTTAAGAATTTTCTCCAAATCCCTCAGAAGAAACTTAATTCCTATTTTAAAAGCACACCACCATTTCACATGAAAGtggaataaaataaatctttttgtTATTCTCTTCCAGCTGCTAGCCGAACCTTCATATCATCTgtaccttcttcttcttaattttttttcttttatagtgTAATAAGCATATATGCCTTCTTGGGTGTGTATAGAACCGAGAAGAACAAGGAAAAGAGATATGCTTCAGTAGTCTAAAACTAAGTgagtgcttttatt
This region of Glycine max cultivar Williams 82 chromosome 7, Glycine_max_v4.0, whole genome shotgun sequence genomic DNA includes:
- the LOC100804418 gene encoding protein WHAT'S THIS FACTOR 1 homolog, chloroplastic, with translation MLRHGVPFRHSKNASFSIRQKSSGGRRPKKKTYHRVPELDRVMELRKKPSMILHLSSLIQSQPQTLFLRDLEKHVGFVRKWAFMGLMEKHPSLFRVAGTPPSVSLTARALRLAQEETHARAQMEPLLVTNLRKLLMLCVDCRVPLETVELLGPELGLPSDFKDCLVPKYPQFFAVRRFRGRDSLALEDWDSTLALTARESRLAQEGVVNLKADGNRRKVKISRDGNYLGPFAFKMNFPAGFRPNVGYLEQLERWQKLEFPSPYLNARRFDAADPKARKRAVAVIHELLSLTMEKRMTSLQLDAFHAECLLPSNLLLCLIKHQGIFYLTNKGVRSTVFLKDAYLGSNLIDKCPLLQFYDKFMALCGRGNIDLCDNNSLTMVV